A section of the Streptomyces sp. SCL15-4 genome encodes:
- a CDS encoding glycine--tRNA ligase — protein MAADKIDTIVSLSKRRGFVFPCSEIYGGQRAAWDYGPLGVELKENIKRQWWRYMVTSREDVVGIDSSVILASEVWVASGHVATFTDPLTECTSCHKRFRADHLEEAYEEKKGHAPANGLADVNCPNCGNKGQFTEPKQFSGLLSTHLGPTQDSGSVAYLRPETAQGIFTNFAQVQTTSRRKPPFGIAQMGKSFRNEITPGNFIFRTREFEQMEMEFFVKPGEDEQWQEYWMEQRWNWYTGLGLREENMRWYEHPKEKLSHYSKRTADIEYRFRFGGSEWGELEGVANRTDYDLSAHAKASGQDLSYFDQEAGERWTPYVIEPAAGVGRTMLAFLLDAYVEDEAPNAKGKMEKRTVLRLDHRLAPVKVAVLPLSRNPELSPKAKGLAQALRQNWNIEFDDAGAIGRRYRRQDEIGTPYCVTVDFDTLEDNAVTVRERDSMKQERVSLDQIEGYLAQRLLGA, from the coding sequence GTGGCCGCCGACAAGATCGACACCATCGTCAGCCTGAGCAAGCGCCGTGGCTTCGTTTTCCCCTGCAGTGAGATCTACGGCGGCCAGCGTGCCGCCTGGGACTACGGACCGCTGGGTGTCGAGCTCAAGGAGAACATCAAGCGCCAGTGGTGGCGCTACATGGTGACGTCGCGCGAGGACGTGGTCGGTATCGACTCGTCCGTCATCCTGGCTTCCGAGGTCTGGGTGGCCTCCGGCCACGTCGCCACCTTCACGGACCCGCTGACCGAGTGCACCTCGTGTCACAAGCGGTTCCGCGCCGACCACCTGGAGGAGGCGTACGAGGAGAAGAAGGGCCACGCCCCGGCCAACGGCCTCGCGGACGTCAACTGCCCGAACTGCGGCAACAAGGGCCAGTTCACCGAGCCCAAGCAGTTCTCCGGCCTGCTGTCCACCCACCTCGGCCCGACCCAGGACTCCGGCTCCGTCGCCTACCTGCGCCCCGAGACCGCCCAGGGCATCTTCACCAACTTCGCCCAGGTGCAGACCACCTCGCGCCGCAAGCCGCCGTTCGGCATCGCCCAGATGGGCAAGTCGTTCCGCAACGAGATCACGCCGGGCAACTTCATCTTCCGCACCCGCGAGTTCGAGCAGATGGAGATGGAGTTCTTCGTCAAGCCGGGCGAGGACGAGCAGTGGCAGGAATACTGGATGGAGCAGCGCTGGAACTGGTACACCGGCCTGGGTCTCCGTGAGGAGAACATGCGCTGGTACGAGCACCCGAAGGAGAAGCTCTCCCACTACTCCAAGCGCACCGCCGACATCGAGTACCGCTTCCGGTTCGGCGGCAGCGAGTGGGGCGAGCTGGAGGGTGTCGCCAACCGCACGGACTACGACCTCTCCGCGCACGCCAAGGCCTCCGGCCAGGACCTCTCCTACTTCGACCAGGAGGCCGGCGAGCGCTGGACGCCGTACGTCATCGAGCCGGCGGCGGGTGTCGGCCGCACCATGCTGGCCTTCCTGCTCGACGCCTACGTCGAGGACGAGGCGCCGAACGCCAAGGGCAAGATGGAGAAGCGGACCGTCCTGCGGCTCGACCACCGCCTCGCGCCGGTGAAGGTGGCCGTGCTGCCGCTGTCCCGCAACCCGGAGCTGTCGCCGAAGGCCAAGGGCCTGGCCCAGGCGCTGCGGCAGAACTGGAACATCGAGTTCGACGACGCCGGCGCCATCGGCCGCCGCTACCGCCGTCAGGACGAGATCGGCACGCCGTACTGCGTGACCGTCGACTTCGACACCCTCGAGGACAACGCCGTCACCGTGCGCGAGCGTGACTCGATGAAGCAGGAGCGGGTGTCGCTCGACCAGATCGAGGGCTACCTGGCGCAGCGTCTGCTGGGCGCCTAG
- a CDS encoding chitinase gives MLRRTLRLLTAALTGAVLAPLAIATAPAASASATADTCAVKSRPAGKVLQGYWENWDGSANGVHPPFGWTPITDSRIAAHGYNVINAAFPVIRSDGTALWEDGMDAGVKVATPAEMCQAKASGQTILLSIGGAAAGIDLSSQAVADRFVATIVPILKKYNFDGIDIDIETGLVGSGNINQLSASQANLIRIIDGILAQMPAGFGLTMAPETAYVTGGSVTYGSIWGAYLPVIKKYADNGRLWWLNMQYYNGSMYGCSGDSYSAGTVQGFTAQTDCLNKGLVVQGTTIKVPYDKQVPGLPAQPGAGGGYMSPSLVAQAWRNYGTSLKGLMTWSVNWDGSKNWTFGDNVKALQGR, from the coding sequence ATGCTCCGCCGCACCCTGCGCCTGCTCACCGCCGCCCTGACCGGCGCCGTCCTCGCCCCGCTCGCCATCGCCACCGCGCCCGCCGCGTCCGCCTCCGCCACCGCCGACACCTGCGCGGTGAAGTCACGGCCGGCGGGCAAGGTGCTCCAGGGCTACTGGGAGAACTGGGACGGCTCCGCGAACGGCGTCCACCCGCCCTTCGGCTGGACCCCGATCACCGACTCCCGCATCGCCGCCCACGGCTACAACGTGATCAACGCGGCCTTCCCGGTGATCCGCTCCGACGGCACCGCGCTGTGGGAGGACGGCATGGACGCCGGCGTCAAGGTGGCCACGCCCGCCGAGATGTGCCAGGCCAAGGCGTCCGGCCAGACGATCCTGCTGTCCATCGGCGGCGCGGCGGCTGGCATCGACCTGTCGTCCCAGGCGGTCGCCGACCGGTTCGTGGCGACCATCGTGCCGATCCTGAAGAAGTACAACTTCGACGGCATCGACATCGACATAGAGACCGGCCTGGTCGGCAGCGGCAACATCAACCAGCTGTCCGCGTCCCAGGCCAACCTGATCCGCATCATCGACGGCATCCTCGCCCAGATGCCGGCGGGCTTCGGCCTGACGATGGCCCCGGAGACGGCGTACGTCACCGGCGGCAGCGTCACCTACGGCTCGATCTGGGGCGCGTACCTGCCCGTCATCAAGAAGTACGCGGACAACGGCCGTCTGTGGTGGCTGAACATGCAGTACTACAACGGCAGCATGTACGGCTGCTCCGGCGACTCCTACTCGGCGGGCACCGTGCAGGGCTTCACCGCGCAGACCGACTGCCTGAACAAGGGCCTGGTGGTGCAGGGCACGACGATCAAGGTGCCCTACGACAAGCAGGTCCCGGGCCTGCCCGCCCAGCCCGGCGCCGGCGGCGGCTACATGTCCCCGTCCCTGGTCGCCCAGGCCTGGCGGAACTACGGCACCTCGCTCAAGGGCCTGATGACCTGGTCCGTGAACTGGGACGGCTCGAAGAACTGGACGTTCGGCGACAACGTCAAGGCGCTCCAGGGCCGTTGA
- a CDS encoding aldo/keto reductase — protein MTMRTRALGATGPQVSALGLGCMGMSGMYGEADRAESIATLHAALEAGVTLLDTGDFYGMGHNELLINEALRTAPAGLRENALVSVKFGALRGPDGDWYGFDGRPAAVKNFAAYSLQRLGVDHIDVYRPSRLDPDVPIEETVGAVAELVEKGWVRHIGLSEVGADTIRRAAATAPIADLQIEYALISRGPEREILPTLRELGIAVTAYGVLSRGLLSGHVSAGQGFAANDFRAHSPRFQGDNLRHNLNLVESLRKIAEEKGVSVAQIAIAWVLSRGEDIVPLVGARTRERLGEALGALDVTLEEADLAAIEAAVPADAAAGDRYAAEQMAMLDSER, from the coding sequence ATGACGATGCGAACCCGCGCCCTCGGCGCCACCGGTCCCCAGGTCTCCGCCCTCGGCCTCGGCTGCATGGGCATGTCCGGCATGTACGGCGAGGCGGACCGCGCCGAGTCGATCGCCACCCTCCACGCGGCCCTGGAGGCCGGCGTGACCCTGCTCGACACCGGCGACTTCTACGGCATGGGCCACAACGAACTGCTGATCAACGAGGCGCTCCGCACGGCCCCGGCCGGTCTCCGTGAGAACGCGCTGGTCAGCGTGAAGTTCGGCGCGCTGCGCGGCCCGGACGGCGACTGGTACGGCTTCGACGGCCGCCCGGCCGCCGTGAAGAACTTCGCCGCCTACTCCCTCCAGCGCCTCGGCGTCGACCACATCGACGTCTACCGCCCGTCCCGGCTCGACCCGGACGTGCCGATCGAGGAGACCGTCGGCGCCGTCGCCGAACTGGTCGAGAAGGGCTGGGTCCGGCACATCGGGCTCAGCGAGGTCGGCGCGGACACCATCCGCCGGGCCGCCGCCACCGCCCCCATCGCCGACCTCCAGATCGAGTACGCGCTCATCTCCCGGGGTCCCGAGCGGGAGATCCTGCCCACGCTGCGGGAACTGGGCATCGCCGTCACCGCGTACGGCGTGCTCTCGCGCGGCCTCCTCTCCGGCCATGTCTCGGCCGGCCAGGGCTTCGCCGCGAACGACTTCCGCGCCCACTCGCCGCGCTTCCAGGGCGACAACCTCCGGCACAACCTCAACCTGGTCGAGTCCCTGCGGAAGATCGCGGAGGAGAAGGGCGTCTCCGTCGCGCAGATCGCCATCGCCTGGGTGCTCTCCCGTGGTGAGGACATCGTGCCGCTGGTCGGCGCCCGCACCCGGGAGCGGCTCGGCGAGGCCCTGGGCGCGCTGGACGTGACCCTGGAGGAGGCCGACCTCGCCGCCATCGAGGCGGCCGTGCCGGCGGACGCGGCGGCCGGCGACCGGTACGCGGCGGAGCAGATGGCCATGCTCGACAGCGAACGCTGA
- a CDS encoding TetR family transcriptional regulator — protein MPSTSEILTAERILEATEEVLRRHGPAKATVVDVARALGVSHGSVYRHFRTKAALREAVTKRWLDRTSERLAGIAAAEDLAPERRLRDWLAALFEAKRHKAGDDPELFATYTVLVDELGGVVHDHLADLTGQLTRIIAAGTESGDFTVPDPATTARAVFQATGRFHDPGYAREWTSPGIEEEFEAVVGLLVRGLRAAG, from the coding sequence ATGCCATCGACCAGCGAAATTCTGACCGCCGAGCGCATCCTCGAAGCCACCGAGGAGGTGCTGCGCCGCCACGGCCCGGCCAAGGCCACCGTGGTCGACGTGGCCCGCGCGCTCGGCGTCAGCCATGGCAGCGTCTACCGCCACTTCCGCACCAAGGCGGCCCTGCGCGAGGCGGTCACCAAGCGCTGGCTGGACCGCACCTCCGAGCGGCTCGCCGGCATCGCCGCCGCCGAGGACCTCGCTCCGGAGCGGCGGCTGCGGGACTGGCTCGCCGCCCTCTTCGAGGCCAAGCGGCACAAGGCGGGCGACGATCCCGAGCTGTTCGCCACGTACACCGTGCTCGTCGACGAACTCGGCGGCGTGGTCCACGACCACCTCGCCGACCTCACCGGCCAGCTGACCCGGATCATCGCGGCGGGCACGGAGTCGGGCGACTTCACCGTCCCCGACCCGGCCACGACGGCCCGCGCCGTCTTCCAGGCCACGGGCCGCTTCCACGACCCGGGTTACGCCCGCGAGTGGACGTCCCCGGGCATCGAGGAGGAGTTCGAGGCGGTGGTGGGGTTGCT